A portion of the Anaerolineae bacterium genome contains these proteins:
- a CDS encoding molybdenum cofactor guanylyltransferase, which yields MDSSTRTPPAVICAVLAGGQSRRMGADKAFLELGGRPLIQWTLGALAGIGQELIIIANDLQRYAGLGARVEPDIIPGYGALGGIYTALARAGGARVLVVACDMPFLSRPLLRYLIGLSSQFDAVVPRLPDGVEPLHAVYSRACLEPIRRALARGDRRIISFFDDICVRYVEPEEIAVFDPQFRSFMNINTSQDLQAIRELLQPPAEPWPAGGVSHERSHLQQGQDGY from the coding sequence ATGGACAGCAGTACAAGGACGCCGCCGGCCGTGATCTGTGCCGTGCTCGCCGGCGGACAAAGCCGGCGCATGGGAGCGGATAAGGCCTTCCTGGAGCTGGGCGGCCGGCCGCTCATCCAATGGACTCTGGGGGCGCTGGCCGGCATCGGGCAGGAGCTCATCATCATCGCCAATGACCTCCAGCGCTACGCCGGCCTGGGCGCGCGCGTGGAGCCGGACATCATCCCCGGCTACGGCGCGCTGGGCGGCATCTATACCGCTCTCGCACGGGCCGGCGGTGCGCGCGTGCTGGTGGTCGCCTGCGACATGCCCTTCCTTTCGCGCCCCCTGCTCCGCTATCTCATCGGACTCTCCTCCCAGTTTGATGCGGTGGTGCCGCGGCTTCCCGACGGCGTCGAACCCCTGCACGCCGTATATTCCCGGGCTTGTCTGGAGCCCATCCGCCGGGCGCTGGCCCGCGGCGACAGACGCATCATTTCCTTCTTCGATGACATTTGCGTCCGCTACGTGGAGCCGGAGGAGATCGCGGTGTTCGACCCGCAGTTCCGCTCGTTCATGAACATCAACACGTCGCAAGATCTCCAGGCCATCCGAGAGCTGTTGCAACCGCCGGCGGAGCCTTGGCCGGCAGGAGGAGTCTCCCATGAGCGATCGCATCTTCAGCAAGGGCAAGATGGGTATTGA